A stretch of DNA from Promicromonospora sukumoe:
GAGCTCGTCGACGGAGCGGACGGACGCGGGCCGCAGGGCCGTGGTGTCGGGCATGCCGGGAAGTGTGCCAGGTGACTCTGACACGGTCCTAGGCCGTACGGGCGGCGGTCCGGGCCGCCTGCTCCCGCATGGTCGCGGTGGTGAGCTCGACCCAGCGCGCCACGACCAGCAGCTCGTCCGCGGTGAACTGCCCGGTCACCCGCCCCATGGCCTGCGCCATCTCGGCCACGGCCTCGTTGACCTGCGGCGACGCCGGTGCGGTGGCCTCGATCACGAGCCGGCGCCGGTCGGTCTCGTGGCGGGTGCGCCGGGCGTAGCCGGCGTGCTCCAGCCGGTCCACGAGCCCCGTGACCGCCCCCGCCGTGAGGCCTGTCCGGTCGGCGAGCTCCCGTGCCGACATCGGCCCCTCCCGCCGGATGACGCCCAGCGCCTTGTTGTCGGCGGCGGAGAGGCCCGTCAGCGCGCCGAGCGCCTCGTGGAACATCACGATCGCGTCGCTCAGCTCGGCGCCGAGGCGGGCCCCGGGGTCGGTGGGTGTTGACATGCCCCCATTGTGCACTCCACCATATAGTTCAGTTCACTAAATCATTCAGCCGAGCGAACGGATACCGCGATGACCACCCCGACCACGATGCCCGGCCCCTGGGTCGCGGCCCTCCAGATCCTCGCCGAGACCTGGCAGTTCTTCGCCCGCCACTACCCGGTCGTCTTCGCCTGCGGCGCGCTCGCCTCGGCGCAGCGCTTCCTCTCGGTGAGCGGCACCGCCGACTGGGCCGGCGGGATCGGCGGCGAGGCCTTCACGGCGGCCACCCGCCTCGCCTTCGGCGCATGGGCGGCCGTCGTGCTGCTCCGTGGCACCGAGTGGTCGGACGCCGGGGCGCGGTGGTCGGCCTGGGTCACGCGGAGCTGGCCCACGATCCTGGCGACCATGGCCGCGCTGGCGCTGTTCCTGGTCGTCTTCAAGCTGATCCCCGACGCGCTCGCCGGGCGCGTCGGCGGCATCGACCGGGAGACCTGGCTGGCGTGGGAGCTCGCGATCAAGAACGTCACGGTGATCCCGTTCACCATGCTGTGGATGACGGTCCTGCTGGGGGTCCGCCCGCTCGGGCAGGTCGGCTAGCGACGACCCGTCAGCCGGCGACGATCTCGGCCTCGAAGCCGTCCTCGTTCTCCAGGTAGGCCGCGTAGTGGTCGGGGCCGCCCGCGTGCGGGTGCCGGTCGGTGAAGAGGAGCGCCCAGCCGTGCGCGGCGGACTCCTCGACCAGCCGGTCCACCTCCGCGCGCGTGCCGCCGTGGAACGCGAGGTGGTTGAGCCCCGGGGCGAGCCGGTCGTGCGTGTCGCCGCCCATCGCGGGGCTCTGCTCGACGACGACGTAGGTGCCGTCGAGGATCCAGCTCACGCCCGCGCCCCAGCGCTGGTGCTCGGCGTAGCCGAGCGTGGTCAGGAGCCAGCCCCACGACCGTTCGGCGCGGGGCAGGTCGGGGACCCAGAGCTCGACGTGGTGCAGCCGGCCGCGGGTCATGACGCGGCCGCCGCGATGACGCGGGTGAGGCTGCGGTGGAGCAGCCCCAGCTCCTCGGCGGACATGCCCAGGCGCTCCATGATCGCGGGCGGCACGCGCAGCGCCTGCTCGCGCAGGGCGCGGCCCTCCTCCGTGAGCTCGACCGCGAGGGCCCGCTCGTCGCGCGGGTCGCGGCGCCGGGTCACGTAGCCGATCGCCTCCAACCGCTTGAGCAGCGGGGACAGGGTGCCCGGGTCGAGCTGCAGCAGCCCGCTGAGCTGCTTGACCGAGAGCGGCGACTGCTCCCAAAGGGCCAGCATGACCAGGTACTGCGGGTGCGTGATGCCCATCGGTTCGAGCAGCGGCCGGTACAGCGCGATGACGCTGCGCGAGGCGACCGCCAGCGCGAAGCACACCTGACGGTCGAGGGCCAGGAGGTCCTCGGGCTCGGATGGGGCGCCGGCGCGGGACGTGGTGGTCATGCGGCTCTCCTCTCGGATCTTGACCAGACTAACAGTTGGTGTGCAAACTATTGGTACACCAATCAAATGGAGGCAGGGCATGCGTAACCGCGACGGCCTGACCCTGGGCTACCGCGTCCTGTGGCGGCTCAACTGGCTGCTGCTGCACGTGGCGGGACCGGCCGAGCAGTCCGAGGACCGGGACCCCCGACGTCGCCTGGAGCGCGAGCGCGCCGAGCGGGTGGCCCGCTACCGGGCGGAGCAGGCCGAGGGCTGACGGTTCAGCGCCCGTACGGCTCAGTGCCCGGCCGCAGCCAGCAGGTCGAGCGACAGGGGCGCGATCGGGTAGCTCGCCACCGGGTCGGCCGGGTCGATCCAGACGAGCTCCTCGAGCTCGGCCCGGACCGCGATCTCCGCGCCGGGCCGCAGCCGCACGCGGTAGGCGTACGCGTCGACGACGTGGCCGGGCTCGTTCGCGGCGGGCGCCCCGAACCGGCCGATGCTCTCGATGTCCGCCGGGTCGAGCCGCAGCCCGACCTCCTCCTCGAACTCCCGGACGAGCGCCGCCAGCGGCTCCTCGCCCGGCTCGATCTTGCCGCCGACCTGCATGAATGACTCGGTGCCCCGCTTGCGCACCAGCAGGTGCCGCCCGTCGGCCCGTTCCACGACGGCCGCGACGATGCGCAGCGTCCGGACGGCGCCGCCGTCCGCGTCCGCACCGCTCACGCCTGGTCCACGATCTCGTCGATCACGGTGCCGCCCAGCACCTGCACGACGAGCGAGACCCCCGCGAGGCCGCCCGCGACGATGTCGGGGTCGTCGTCGGAGGGCTCGTCGTAGAACTCCGCGCCGTCGCTCGACGCCGCCGCCGCCGGCTTGGTCTGGGCCGCGTTCCTGGGCTCGGCGGGCGCGCCGCTCGCGGCGGCGCGGGCACGGCGCTCGGCGGCCTGCCGGAGCGCCTCGCGCGCGCTGCCCGCGCCCGACATCGACGGTCCGGACGGCGGCGGCGGAGCCTGGTCCTCGTAGACCGGCTCGGGCTCCGGCATGTCGTAGTCCGCGGGCGGCTCGGTCGCGCTGGCCCCGGACAGCCAGGCCTGGTCGGCGGCGCTGGCCGCCGACGACGGGCCGGACGGCTCGGGCCGGGACGGCGCCGTGCGGGCGGCCTCCGGTGCCGACGGCTCGGGGCGGGAGGGTTCAGGGCGGGAGGGTTCGGGCCGGGAAGGCTCGGGTCGCTCGGCGACGGCGACGCTGCCCTGGGCCTGCCCGGCCGACCGCGTGGCCGAGCCGACCGCCGCAGAGGCCACGGTGGCGGCCGGCGCCGACACCGTGGCCACGCTTCCGCCCGGCGTCGGCACGTCGGGCCAGTCGGGCTCGACGGCGGGTGCGGGCCCGGACGGCGCGGCAGGTGCGGGCGCCTCACGCCGCGGTTCGCCCGACGACGTCGCCGGGCCGGAGCCGCCGCCCGACGGACCGCCGCCGGAGGGGCCGCCACCGCCCCCGGAGGGACCCTCGTCGAGCGTCGCCTCGACGCGGACCCGGATGCCGAGCGTCTGGTAGACGGCCTCCTCGACGGCGCTGGTGTGCCGCGCGTTCGAGAAGGCGCGGGCCAGGCCAGGAGCCCCGAAGCCGAGCTTGAGCGTGCCGCCCTCCAGGGCCGCGACCTGCGCGTTCGGGCCCACGAGCGACCACGTCACGCGGGCGGCGGCCAGGGCGCCGAGCACCTCCTGCCAGCGGCGGCGGACCGTCTCGGTGGTGACCTCCGGCTCGGCGCCCGAGGCCGGTGCGGGCTGGAGCGGAGCGGCCGGTGCGGGCTGGGCCGGTGCGGGCTCGGGAGTCGTCGAGGGCTCCTGCGCAGCCTCAGTCGCGGCAGGCTCGGGCTCCGCCGGCGTGGGCGTGGGCGCCGTGGGCTCCGGCGCAGTCGGCTCCGGGTCGGCGGCCTCCGCGGTCGCGACCGGAGCAGCCTCCCGCGCCGGGGCAGGAGCGGGCGCCGGCTCCTCGGCGGGTGCGGGCGGCATCGCCGGGCGTGCGGGCTCGGCGGTCCCCTGACCCCGGCCTCCGGCGGTCGGCGCCCCCTGGTCCCCTCGCTTCTTGCGCGCGTCGAGCACCGCCCGCGCGGCGGCGGAACCGGCGAGCCCCACGGCCGCCGGGTCCTGGGCCGGGACGGCGTCGTCGGCCGCGGCACCGCGAGCGGGCGCGCCGCCACCACCCGGACCGGCCGGCGCGACCGAGGCCACGATGCCGCCCCGTTCGAGGCGGTCGATGCGGGCGGCCAGGCCCGCGGCGCCGTCGTCGGCCCCAGGTAGGAGCAGGCGCGCGCACAGGAGCTCCAGGTGCAGCCGCGGCGAGGTGGCGCCGGTCATCTCGGTGAGGGCGACGTTCACGAGGTCGGCCGCCCGGGAGAGCTCTGCCACTCCGAGCCGCGCGGCTTGGGCGCGCATGCGTTCGAGCTGGTCGGTGGGGATGCCGCGCAGCACGGCCTCCGCGGCGTCGCCGGAGACGGCGATGACGATGAGGTCGCGCAGCCGCTCGAGGACGTCCTCGACGAACCGGCGTGGCTCGTGCCCCGTCGCGATGATCTGGTCCACGACCCGGAAGATCGAGCCGCCGTCACGCGCGGCCAGCGCGTCCACGACGTCGTCCAGCAGGGTCGCGTGCGTGAAGCCGAGCAGGCCGACGGCGAGGTCGTAGTCCACGACGCCGCCCGTGGCGCCCGCGATGAGCTGGTCCATCACCGAGAGGGAGTCGCGCACCGAGCCGCCGCCCGCACGCGTGACCAGCGGGAGCACGCCGCTGCCCACCTCAATACCCTCGGCGGCGCAGAGGTGCTCCAGGTAGGGCGACAGCACGTCGGGCGGGACCAGGCGGAACGGGTAGTGGTGGGTGCGCGACCGGATGGTGCCGATCACCTTGTCCGGCTCCGTGGTCGCGAAGATGAACTTGATGTGCGCCGGCGGCTCCTCGACGATCTTGAGCAGCGCGTTGAAGCCCTGCGGCGTCACCATGTGCGCCTCGTCGAGGATGAAGATCTTGTACCGGTCGCGGGCCGGGGCGAAGGTGGCGCGCTCGCGCAGGTCACGCGCGTCGTCGACGCCGTTGTGCGACGCGGCGTCGATCTCGACCACGTCGAGCGACCCGGGGCCGCCGCGCGCGAGCTCGACGCACGAGGGGCACTCGCCGCACGGGGTGTCGATCGGCGACTCCGGCGTGTTCTTCGCGCAGTTCAGCGTGCGCGCGAGGATGCGCGCCGACGTCGTCTTGCCGCAGCCGCGCGGACCGCTGAAGAGATAGGCGTGGTTCACCCGCCCGCTGCGCAGGGCCTGCATGAGGGGGCCCGTGACGTGGTCCTGGCCGATCACCTCGGCGAACGTCTCGGGCCGGTAGCGGCGGTAGAGGGCGGTGCTCACCCCCGCAACGATAGACGCCACCACCGACACTGACGACGTGGCCGTCCACAGGTGGACGGCCGCGTCGTCAGCGCACGGTCAGGCCGCGGTCCCGCCGAGCGCCTGGGGCGTCCGCCGCACGCGCCGCGTCATGACCAGGCCGGGGATCCCGGTGCCCAGGAGGACCGGGAGCAGGACCGCGACCGCGACCCAGAGGAAGATCGCGAGGTACCCGTACGCGGCGGCGTCCGAGCTCGCGTTCGCCAGGCCGAGCAGCACGAAGCTCGCCACGAGCGCGACGACCTCGAAGGCCAGCAAGATCAGCGCGATCCAGAGCAGGACCGCCGCCCAGCGCCGGTAGCCGATGCTGACCGGACGCGGCGCGAGCGGTTGCCGGTCCGGCTCCCCGGCCGGGGACGGGGTGTGCTGCTGGTCTGACATGTGGCTCACTCTCGCACGTCAGCGCCG
This window harbors:
- a CDS encoding MarR family transcriptional regulator, whose amino-acid sequence is MSTPTDPGARLGAELSDAIVMFHEALGALTGLSAADNKALGVIRREGPMSARELADRTGLTAGAVTGLVDRLEHAGYARRTRHETDRRRLVIEATAPASPQVNEAVAEMAQAMGRVTGQFTADELLVVARWVELTTATMREQAARTAARTA
- a CDS encoding VOC family protein; translated protein: MTRGRLHHVELWVPDLPRAERSWGWLLTTLGYAEHQRWGAGVSWILDGTYVVVEQSPAMGGDTHDRLAPGLNHLAFHGGTRAEVDRLVEESAAHGWALLFTDRHPHAGGPDHYAAYLENEDGFEAEIVAG
- a CDS encoding MarR family winged helix-turn-helix transcriptional regulator, yielding MTTTSRAGAPSEPEDLLALDRQVCFALAVASRSVIALYRPLLEPMGITHPQYLVMLALWEQSPLSVKQLSGLLQLDPGTLSPLLKRLEAIGYVTRRRDPRDERALAVELTEEGRALREQALRVPPAIMERLGMSAEELGLLHRSLTRVIAAAAS
- a CDS encoding NUDIX hydrolase, which codes for MSGADADGGAVRTLRIVAAVVERADGRHLLVRKRGTESFMQVGGKIEPGEEPLAALVREFEEEVGLRLDPADIESIGRFGAPAANEPGHVVDAYAYRVRLRPGAEIAVRAELEELVWIDPADPVASYPIAPLSLDLLAAAGH
- a CDS encoding DNA polymerase III subunit gamma and tau yields the protein MSTALYRRYRPETFAEVIGQDHVTGPLMQALRSGRVNHAYLFSGPRGCGKTTSARILARTLNCAKNTPESPIDTPCGECPSCVELARGGPGSLDVVEIDAASHNGVDDARDLRERATFAPARDRYKIFILDEAHMVTPQGFNALLKIVEEPPAHIKFIFATTEPDKVIGTIRSRTHHYPFRLVPPDVLSPYLEHLCAAEGIEVGSGVLPLVTRAGGGSVRDSLSVMDQLIAGATGGVVDYDLAVGLLGFTHATLLDDVVDALAARDGGSIFRVVDQIIATGHEPRRFVEDVLERLRDLIVIAVSGDAAEAVLRGIPTDQLERMRAQAARLGVAELSRAADLVNVALTEMTGATSPRLHLELLCARLLLPGADDGAAGLAARIDRLERGGIVASVAPAGPGGGGAPARGAAADDAVPAQDPAAVGLAGSAAARAVLDARKKRGDQGAPTAGGRGQGTAEPARPAMPPAPAEEPAPAPAPAREAAPVATAEAADPEPTAPEPTAPTPTPAEPEPAATEAAQEPSTTPEPAPAQPAPAAPLQPAPASGAEPEVTTETVRRRWQEVLGALAAARVTWSLVGPNAQVAALEGGTLKLGFGAPGLARAFSNARHTSAVEEAVYQTLGIRVRVEATLDEGPSGGGGGPSGGGPSGGGSGPATSSGEPRREAPAPAAPSGPAPAVEPDWPDVPTPGGSVATVSAPAATVASAAVGSATRSAGQAQGSVAVAERPEPSRPEPSRPEPSRPEPSAPEAARTAPSRPEPSGPSSAASAADQAWLSGASATEPPADYDMPEPEPVYEDQAPPPPSGPSMSGAGSAREALRQAAERRARAAASGAPAEPRNAAQTKPAAAASSDGAEFYDEPSDDDPDIVAGGLAGVSLVVQVLGGTVIDEIVDQA